One Acidobacteriota bacterium genomic region harbors:
- a CDS encoding 2-oxoglutarate oxidoreductase, with product MYGLKKDWELETPSRAYVLDDYCAAEPRWCPGCGDHSVLNAVQRLARQRQMPPEQTVVVSGIGCSSRF from the coding sequence ATGTACGGCTTGAAGAAAGACTGGGAATTGGAAACACCCTCGCGAGCTTACGTGCTCGACGATTACTGCGCCGCCGAGCCGCGCTGGTGCCCCGGGTGCGGAGACCACTCGGTGCTCAACGCGGTGCAGCGGCTGGCCCGCCAGCGCCAAATGCCTCCCGAGCAGACCGTGGTGGTCTCGGGCATCGGCTGCTCCAGCCGCTTT